In Pseudoalteromonas nigrifaciens, the sequence CCGTTATTTCGTGAAGCACTAAAGGGTGCACTAACTGTAAAATTTGACGATTTAGAAGTATTTGAATCATCTGATTTTGACAGTACATTGCAGGTGTTAAGCGAGCAAGAAGATCTTGATATATTACTGCTGGATTTACACATGCCAGGTAATGGTGATTTATACGGCCTTATTCGTATTAGAGAAGACTATCCTAGTTTACCTATTGCGGTAGTTTCGGGAAGTGAAGACGCTAATATTGTATCTAAAGTAATGGGTTACGGCGCAATGGGGTTTATTCCTAAGTCATCATCATCAGATGATATTGCCAATGCAATTAATCAAATACTCGAAGGCGATACTTGGTTACCAACAGAATTAAAAAATAAAGTCGCCGAAATTCAAGGCGAAGACCGAGAAATTGCAGCGCAAGTTGCCTCACTTACCCCACAACAATACCGTGTTTTACAATACCTGCACGAAGGTTTGCTAAATAAGCAAATAGCGTATGAGTTACATATTTCAGAAGCCACTGTAAAAGCGCATATTACCGCCATATTTAGAAAGCTTGGCGTATATAACCGCACACAAGCGGTATTAATTGCTGCAAAACTACAATTAGCACCTATAGAGCAAATATAAAACCATGCATAGAATAGAGGCACAAAGCCTCTTTTTTAGTCTTATTTACGCTTATATACGCAATTATCACAAGCCATTCACCTTTATTACATGATCTCCTATAAAAATAATGCTAGCTTACGGGCATTTTATAATTAAGAGAACATGGTATGTCAGACTCTTTAGACTCCAAGGCCCAAAGTAGTAATGAAAGCGCAAATAAAGGCTGGTTTAACCGCTTTTTAGCCGGCGTAGAATTTTTAGGCAATATGCTACCGCATCCCATCACCTTATTTGCAATATTTTGTATCGTAATTGTTGTATTTAGTGGAGTGGCGGATTGGTTTGGCCTAAGTGCAATCGATCCTCGACCTGAGGGCTCGCCTGGGCGCGAACCCGATGGTGTTATTGAAGTAGTGAGCTTACTTAGTGCCGAGGGATTACAGCGTATTGTAACTGGCTTGGTAACTAACTTTACCAGCTTTGCACCACTGGGCACGGTACTGGTAGCTTTACTTGGTGTGAGTGTTGCTGAGCACTCAGGACTGCTGTCGGCAGCAATGCGCGGCATGGTAATGGGCGCATCAAAGCGGTTAGTGACCTTTATGGTGGTGTTTGCCGCTATTTTATCTAATACCGCCTCTGAGCTGGGCTATGTGGTACTTATTCCATTAGCTGCAATGATATTCCATAGTTTAGGGCGTCATCCATTAGCGGGCTTAGCAGCGGCGTTTGCTGGGGTGTCGGGTGGTTATAGTGCTAACTTATTATTAGGCACAATAGATCCCTTACTGGCAGGCATTACCACACCAGCGGCGCAAATGATCGACCCAACTTACCAAGTAGGCGCAGAAGCTAACTGGTATTTTATGATGGTGTCGGTGTTTTTAATTGCGATTTTAGGCACCTTAGTTACTGAAAAAATTGTTGAACCACGTTTAGGTAAATATAATCCTGAAGAGGCCAGTGCTGATCTTGCACAAAATAATATTGCCGCGTTAACGGCCAAAGAAAAGTCGGGTTTAAAGTGGGCAGGGGTGTCGTTATTAGTTGTATCGCTGCTACTTGCATGGACCATAGTGCCAGCCGATGGCATTTTACGTAACCCCGAAACCGGATTAGTAGCCCACTCGCCCTTTTTGAAAGGCATAGTGGTGTTTATTTTTGTAACCTTTGGTATTCCGGGCTTTGTATATGGGCGCGTTGTTGGCACTATGAAAAACGACAAAGACGTAATTAATGCGATGAGCAAAAGTATGAGCTCAATGGGCATGTATATTGTGCTAGTGTTTTTTGCTGCGCAATTTGTCGCGTTTTTTAAATGGACCAATTTAGGCACTATTTTAGCAATTAACGGTGCTGCATTACTGCAAGCTTTAAACTTAACTGGCCCCGAAGTTT encodes:
- a CDS encoding AbgT family transporter, whose amino-acid sequence is MSDSLDSKAQSSNESANKGWFNRFLAGVEFLGNMLPHPITLFAIFCIVIVVFSGVADWFGLSAIDPRPEGSPGREPDGVIEVVSLLSAEGLQRIVTGLVTNFTSFAPLGTVLVALLGVSVAEHSGLLSAAMRGMVMGASKRLVTFMVVFAAILSNTASELGYVVLIPLAAMIFHSLGRHPLAGLAAAFAGVSGGYSANLLLGTIDPLLAGITTPAAQMIDPTYQVGAEANWYFMMVSVFLIAILGTLVTEKIVEPRLGKYNPEEASADLAQNNIAALTAKEKSGLKWAGVSLLVVSLLLAWTIVPADGILRNPETGLVAHSPFLKGIVVFIFVTFGIPGFVYGRVVGTMKNDKDVINAMSKSMSSMGMYIVLVFFAAQFVAFFKWTNLGTILAINGAALLQALNLTGPEVFVLFILMCALVNLSLGSSSAQWAVTAPIFVPMLMLVGYAPETIQAAYRIGDSVTNLITPMMSYFGLILAVAAKYKKDMGIGTLVATMLPYSMIFFVGWVVLFYLWVFVLGMPVGPGSPTYYTP
- a CDS encoding LuxR C-terminal-related transcriptional regulator; translated protein: MSQFLIADDHPLFREALKGALTVKFDDLEVFESSDFDSTLQVLSEQEDLDILLLDLHMPGNGDLYGLIRIREDYPSLPIAVVSGSEDANIVSKVMGYGAMGFIPKSSSSDDIANAINQILEGDTWLPTELKNKVAEIQGEDREIAAQVASLTPQQYRVLQYLHEGLLNKQIAYELHISEATVKAHITAIFRKLGVYNRTQAVLIAAKLQLAPIEQI